The Temnothorax longispinosus isolate EJ_2023e chromosome 7, Tlon_JGU_v1, whole genome shotgun sequence genome contains a region encoding:
- the LOC139816190 gene encoding uncharacterized protein, translating to MPPKHNFSKETDYRLIDLVELKPLLWDCTSHLYRQTDLKIAAWDEIAEQLGSDFTGAVVSSRFRNMKDTFARNLKAMKESKRSGAGTDNIYKPKWHLFERLMFLQKSCIQGDSQSNISPIQLETTAASDSESSQIIDEVNDNTSCTQNTLHIYYDEALQEFAIIPPEVNVGSTHLTSSDPNSSSVSVCSDFEPIAPLPEKSLSPQSLPRLASNFALSSITQSSQQQQNSVTVSNKRSSENQQQLFYKRGLKTKKQSSIMEEAVGALKQMAQPDPVLSLPQPEINDSAHTLALFLETRLRSLPPENRKKCEDEILKLLTQF from the exons ATGCCACCGAAACATAATTTCTCGAAAGAGACAGATTACCGTCTGATCGACCTTGTGGAATTAAAACCACTTCTTTGGGACTGTACAAGCCACTTGTACAGACAAACAGATCTCAAGATTGCAGCATGGGACGAAATAGCCGAGCAGTTGGGTTCAGATTTCACAG GTGCTGTTGTATCAAGCCGTTTTAGAAACATGAAGGATACGTttgcaagaaatttaaaagctATGAAAGAATCAAAGCGCAGTGGAGCTGGCACAGACAATATATACAAGCCCAAGTGGCACCTGTTTGAGAGATTAATGTTTCTCCAAAAGAGTTGTATCCAAGGAGACTCACAATCAAATATTTCCCCCATCCAGCTAGAGACAACTGCAGCATCAGATTCAGAATCTTCACAAATCATTGATGAAGTGAATGATAATACATCATGTACACAAAATACACTACATATCTACTATGATGAAGCATTGcag gaatttgcGATAATTCCACCTGAAGTAAATGTAGGAAGTACACACTTGACATCTTCTGATCCAAATTCTTCTAGTGTATCTGTATGTAGCGATTTTGAACCAATTGCACCTCTACCAGAAAAGAGTCTGTCACCTCAATCTCTCCCAAGGCTGGCATCTAATTTTGCACTCAGCAGCATCACTCAATCTTCTCAACAACAACAAAATTCTGTTACTGTATCCAACAAGCGATCATCAGAAAACCAacagcaattattttataagagagGATTGAAGACGAAAAAACAATCATCAATAATGGAGGAGGCTGTAGGTGCCTTGAAACAGATGGCTCAACCTGACCCAGTTTTATCTCTTCCTCAACCTGAAATCAATGATTCAGCTCATACTTTGGCATTATTCTTAGAAACCAGGCTTCGTTCGTTACCTCCGGAGAATCGAAAAAAGTGTGAAGATGAAATTTTGAAACTGTTAACACAGTTTTGA
- the LOC139815837 gene encoding uncharacterized protein isoform X1, translating into MPMIVICVFRSFILGHNKVRFSVVVWPDGGTCVVATKWLNESKETVVYPPKTKCFTRLVMSLVDVKEDWEECNVDFLHSYKTFNLASKAAKLAAEDKPIDSNIETDYEKPRKRQPPVKFQNQSSDDVGQSSDDDDRESKNMRKKCKLQVAREPRREMQRTKSEEREKCQDVSQVNSVPAPAVNIREQLAALKAQVSHPIKASKGNGINSNTKKKS; encoded by the exons ATGCCAATGATAGTTATCTGTGTATTCCGCTCGTTCATACTGGGTCACAATAAAGTAAGG TTCTCGGTTGTTGTTTGGCCGGATGGTGGTACATGCGTGGTGGCAACTAAATGGCTAAATGAATCTAAAGAGACTGTCGTGTATCCTCCTAAAACAAAATGCTTTACGAGACTGGTAATGTCTCTTGTGGATGTGAAAGAAGACTGGGAAGAATGTAACGTTGACTTTTTGCACAGTTACA AAACGTTTAACCTTGCAAGTAAAGCTGCTAAACTGGCCGCCGAAGATAAACCCATTGACTCCAACATAGAGACTGATTACGAGAAGCCGCGGAAGCGTCAACCTCCAGTCAAATTTCAGAATCAGAGTTCTGATGATGTTGGTCAGAGTTCTGATGATGACGATCGGGAATCGAAAAATATgcgtaaaaaatgtaaactgCAGGTTGCAAGAGAACCCCGTCGAGAAATGCAACGTACAAAAAGCGAGGAACGTGAAAAGTGCCAGGATGTCTCTCAAGTAAATAGTGTACCAGCTCCTGCAGTAAATATCAGAGAGCAGCTCGCTGCATTGAAAGCCCAAGTTTCTCATCCAATAAAAGCATCGAAGGGCAACGGAATTAACTcgaatacaaaaaaaaagtcttGA
- the LOC139815837 gene encoding uncharacterized protein isoform X2: MPMIVICVFRSFILGHNKFSVVVWPDGGTCVVATKWLNESKETVVYPPKTKCFTRLVMSLVDVKEDWEECNVDFLHSYKTFNLASKAAKLAAEDKPIDSNIETDYEKPRKRQPPVKFQNQSSDDVGQSSDDDDRESKNMRKKCKLQVAREPRREMQRTKSEEREKCQDVSQVNSVPAPAVNIREQLAALKAQVSHPIKASKGNGINSNTKKKS; encoded by the exons ATGCCAATGATAGTTATCTGTGTATTCCGCTCGTTCATACTGGGTCACAATAAA TTCTCGGTTGTTGTTTGGCCGGATGGTGGTACATGCGTGGTGGCAACTAAATGGCTAAATGAATCTAAAGAGACTGTCGTGTATCCTCCTAAAACAAAATGCTTTACGAGACTGGTAATGTCTCTTGTGGATGTGAAAGAAGACTGGGAAGAATGTAACGTTGACTTTTTGCACAGTTACA AAACGTTTAACCTTGCAAGTAAAGCTGCTAAACTGGCCGCCGAAGATAAACCCATTGACTCCAACATAGAGACTGATTACGAGAAGCCGCGGAAGCGTCAACCTCCAGTCAAATTTCAGAATCAGAGTTCTGATGATGTTGGTCAGAGTTCTGATGATGACGATCGGGAATCGAAAAATATgcgtaaaaaatgtaaactgCAGGTTGCAAGAGAACCCCGTCGAGAAATGCAACGTACAAAAAGCGAGGAACGTGAAAAGTGCCAGGATGTCTCTCAAGTAAATAGTGTACCAGCTCCTGCAGTAAATATCAGAGAGCAGCTCGCTGCATTGAAAGCCCAAGTTTCTCATCCAATAAAAGCATCGAAGGGCAACGGAATTAACTcgaatacaaaaaaaaagtcttGA